A genome region from Heyndrickxia acidicola includes the following:
- a CDS encoding helix-turn-helix domain-containing protein yields the protein MAKYSEEFKIKLVTEYLDGNLGYRSLANKYNMGSQTPIVEWVKAYKSQGMEGLKRRKTKKEYSVQFKLDTIQFMLNTGASYLETAVQFNLNNPSLIKRWMKTFHEQEVEGLKLKSKGRPSMSKKPINQKKKEEKKLTREEELERENELLRLENAYLKKLRAFRENPNAFHEKHKQRWHSNLKKKDFD from the coding sequence ATGGCTAAATATAGTGAAGAATTTAAAATAAAGCTTGTCACCGAGTATTTAGATGGAAATCTTGGATATAGATCATTGGCAAATAAATATAATATGGGTAGCCAGACACCAATAGTTGAATGGGTAAAAGCCTATAAATCTCAGGGGATGGAAGGATTAAAACGAAGAAAGACGAAGAAGGAGTATTCTGTTCAATTTAAATTAGATACGATACAATTTATGTTAAATACAGGTGCTTCTTATTTAGAAACTGCTGTTCAATTTAATTTGAACAACCCTTCCTTAATCAAACGCTGGATGAAAACATTTCATGAACAAGAAGTAGAAGGCCTGAAACTAAAATCAAAGGGGCGGCCTTCTATGTCTAAGAAACCCATTAATCAGAAGAAAAAGGAAGAAAAAAAGTTAACACGAGAAGAAGAGTTAGAACGTGAGAATGAACTACTAAGACTGGAGAATGCGTATCTAAAAAAACTGAGAGCTTTTCGCGAGAATCCGAACGCCTTTCACGAAAAGCACAAACAAAGATGGCATTCGAACTTAAAGAAGAAGGATTTCGATTAA
- a CDS encoding IS3 family transposase has product MAFELKEEGFRLKDILFVVGIPEATYHYHVNSFGKEDPDTKLKELITHLFKKFYERYGYKRITKELKKLGHLINHKKVYRIMRELGLKCVKFMRKSRKYNSYKGTIGKVAENRLSRRFSTPFPLQKLVTDITEFKCLGEEKLYLNPILDLYNGEIVAFEIRKRPTLDLIMKPLKETLEVLKNHATYRTTIHSDQGWHYQHNQWVRTLKENKVFQSMSRKATCADNASMENFFGILNQEMYYGEKLVSYEELKSRVEEYIHWYNNERSKTKLSGLSPVEYRTQSSQSAA; this is encoded by the coding sequence ATGGCATTCGAACTTAAAGAAGAAGGATTTCGATTAAAAGATATTCTTTTTGTTGTGGGAATTCCGGAAGCAACTTATCACTATCATGTGAATAGTTTTGGCAAAGAAGACCCGGATACAAAATTAAAAGAACTCATTACTCACCTATTTAAAAAGTTTTATGAACGCTACGGTTATAAGCGGATCACGAAGGAATTAAAGAAATTAGGACATCTTATCAATCATAAAAAAGTCTATCGTATTATGCGAGAGCTAGGATTAAAATGTGTGAAATTTATGCGGAAATCTCGTAAATATAATTCCTATAAGGGGACTATTGGAAAGGTAGCGGAAAATCGATTATCTCGCCGTTTTAGCACACCTTTCCCTCTTCAAAAATTAGTAACCGACATTACAGAATTCAAATGTCTTGGCGAAGAGAAGTTATATTTAAACCCGATTCTTGACCTTTATAATGGAGAAATTGTTGCGTTTGAAATCAGGAAACGTCCAACGTTGGATCTTATCATGAAACCTTTGAAAGAAACATTAGAGGTATTAAAGAATCATGCGACCTATCGCACCACTATCCATTCTGATCAAGGCTGGCATTATCAACACAACCAATGGGTCAGGACGTTAAAAGAAAATAAAGTATTTCAAAGCATGTCACGTAAAGCAACCTGTGCAGACAACGCTTCGATGGAGAATTTTTTTGGCATTTTAAACCAAGAAATGTATTATGGGGAAAAACTAGTAAGTTATGAAGAATTAAAAAGTCGAGTAGAAGAATATATCCACTGGTATAACAATGAACGATCAAAAACAAAATTATCTGGATTGAGTCCAGTCGAATACCGAACTCAATCTAGCCAATCAGCTGCATAA
- a CDS encoding JAB domain-containing protein — protein sequence MELTPIFEVIRIKQEIKESNAPFTVYTITSPGDAHTLAASYIAEEDREVFLVMMLNTKNQVVGLHRAHVGSLNASIVHPRDVMKSAILNNAASIIVSHQHPSGDTIPSKEDIEVTRRLAEAGRILGIQVLDHVIVSQTGNHTSLKEKGYL from the coding sequence ATGGAACTTACACCCATCTTTGAAGTCATTCGAATTAAGCAGGAAATCAAAGAAAGCAACGCACCCTTTACCGTGTATACAATTACTTCTCCCGGGGATGCACACACATTAGCGGCCTCTTACATTGCAGAAGAAGACAGAGAGGTATTTCTTGTCATGATGCTCAATACAAAAAATCAGGTAGTGGGGCTCCACCGGGCGCATGTTGGGAGTTTAAATGCCAGTATTGTCCATCCCAGGGATGTCATGAAAAGCGCCATTTTAAACAATGCAGCTTCCATTATTGTGAGTCACCAGCATCCATCAGGTGATACGATACCCAGCAAAGAAGATATTGAGGTCACAAGAAGACTGGCGGAGGCGGGGAGGATTTTAGGCATACAAGTATTAGACCACGTCATTGTCAGTCAAACAGGGAATCATACGAGTTTAAAGGAAAAAGGCTATCTTTAA
- a CDS encoding helix-turn-helix domain-containing protein, giving the protein MLNTLKKKFNHITQLIFPNHPHLFAEWNVDIDQLITGQENYQPCQSLKAFFVIVDRLAKEYDLKIENMDIWVIDYKEEIKNFVLPYIQTIEEENPTYTLKSSNREVINSLLNQDFVESGSALLFHKLRDTISKNEFDLVEKIPTARIVEKALEATAQVRAENTYPKMKSNAAIEQWKNLTSQAITSMDDLTADIFDIVSILWMQQANHKDQMIHFHTDDALNLRRLQGRKEESDGYQSSFRKKERDEIMKRLAALTTIWIRIERENLRFINEDQGSFEEIGQVQFNPLFVVDSVTVAYRGDNPIGIYECSIRPGELLSNFLFGSQKSSGMLALKTLEYHPTKQKYHKRLARYLSWQWRIRQKSADYLRAYYIGGDKGLLKVMDLDVNPRYGSRIKEQFEEILDTLQQDGIIKEWSYKEKDLEQQIEQERNWFANTWLKARVQIIPPIEVTGMVDERELLLSSDDTEETVDFSTMLKGMTRRETAAAIEMVTKIQVTPENMSRIRKERGLSLQEAAKEMGMSHSTLSRYERNLIKRPYTENIKKMDEWMNEK; this is encoded by the coding sequence ATGTTAAATACATTAAAAAAGAAATTTAATCATATTACACAACTCATTTTTCCGAATCATCCTCACCTCTTTGCCGAGTGGAATGTGGATATTGATCAATTAATTACAGGACAAGAGAATTATCAGCCATGCCAATCACTAAAGGCTTTCTTTGTGATCGTGGACCGTTTGGCTAAAGAATACGATTTAAAAATTGAAAACATGGATATATGGGTCATTGACTACAAAGAGGAAATAAAAAACTTTGTTCTTCCATACATTCAAACCATTGAAGAAGAAAACCCCACATATACCCTTAAATCGAGTAATAGAGAAGTTATAAACTCTTTATTAAACCAAGATTTTGTGGAATCAGGTTCTGCTTTGTTATTTCATAAATTAAGAGATACGATTAGTAAAAATGAATTTGATTTAGTCGAAAAAATTCCTACTGCGAGGATAGTAGAAAAAGCCCTGGAAGCAACAGCTCAAGTAAGAGCAGAAAACACTTACCCAAAAATGAAATCCAATGCAGCTATTGAACAATGGAAAAATCTCACCTCCCAAGCTATCACATCAATGGATGATCTAACAGCGGATATTTTTGATATCGTTTCTATTCTATGGATGCAGCAAGCGAATCATAAAGATCAGATGATCCATTTCCATACAGATGATGCTTTAAATCTCAGAAGGCTGCAGGGCAGAAAGGAAGAATCAGATGGTTATCAATCTTCTTTTCGAAAAAAAGAACGAGATGAGATTATGAAGAGATTAGCGGCCTTGACTACCATATGGATACGAATTGAAAGAGAAAACTTGAGGTTCATCAATGAGGATCAAGGAAGCTTTGAAGAAATTGGACAGGTACAGTTTAATCCCCTCTTTGTAGTGGATAGTGTAACGGTAGCTTACCGTGGAGATAATCCAATCGGTATATATGAATGCAGCATTCGTCCAGGAGAACTGCTTTCTAACTTTTTATTTGGATCTCAAAAGAGCAGTGGAATGCTGGCGTTAAAAACGCTTGAATACCACCCGACCAAGCAAAAATATCACAAACGTCTTGCAAGATATCTTTCCTGGCAGTGGAGGATTCGTCAAAAGAGCGCGGACTATCTTCGAGCGTATTATATTGGTGGCGATAAGGGCCTGTTAAAAGTGATGGATTTGGACGTGAATCCAAGATACGGATCAAGGATCAAAGAACAATTCGAAGAAATACTAGATACACTGCAGCAAGATGGAATTATCAAAGAGTGGAGCTATAAAGAAAAAGACCTGGAACAGCAGATCGAACAGGAACGAAATTGGTTTGCCAATACATGGTTAAAGGCTAGAGTTCAAATTATCCCTCCGATTGAGGTTACTGGAATGGTCGATGAAAGAGAACTATTACTTAGCTCCGATGATACGGAAGAGACTGTGGATTTTTCAACCATGTTGAAAGGGATGACGAGAAGAGAAACGGCTGCCGCGATTGAAATGGTGACAAAAATTCAAGTAACTCCCGAAAATATGAGCCGGATACGAAAAGAAAGAGGCTTAAGTCTTCAAGAAGCAGCAAAAGAAATGGGGATGTCCCATAGCACCCTTTCCCGCTATGAAAGAAATCTTATAAAACGACCATACACAGAAAATATTAAAAAGATGGATGAATGGATGAATGAAAAATGA
- a CDS encoding STAS domain-containing protein → MASMSKITTFFNDNAESLAVEIVESVLRSMKIVIPEVEKEQAIKMYIEFFGFLGESLTEKKDGVPEDLIIWSKKNAEQQISSGGKISEIAVRYPPTRRIFAELLTRICIEFGLSLKENAYMIKKVNEMLDLSLNETIFTFEYLANSYREKAQREIAELSAPIVLIKEGIAVLPLIGMIDCYRATYILEKVVPDIANLHIQYLIVDYSGILTIDADIAKYLRQIGDILLLLGINVMITGLRPELVITVVNSRIDMSAIKTFANVKQALEYIE, encoded by the coding sequence ATGGCATCAATGTCTAAGATAACTACCTTTTTTAATGATAATGCAGAAAGCCTGGCTGTTGAAATCGTAGAAAGTGTTCTTCGCAGCATGAAAATAGTCATTCCAGAAGTCGAAAAAGAACAAGCTATCAAAATGTATATTGAATTTTTTGGTTTTTTAGGGGAATCCCTTACGGAGAAGAAAGATGGAGTACCAGAAGACCTTATTATATGGAGTAAAAAGAATGCGGAACAACAAATATCTTCGGGAGGAAAAATCTCAGAGATTGCCGTCCGTTATCCACCAACTCGGAGAATCTTTGCTGAACTTTTAACAAGAATATGTATAGAGTTTGGACTTTCCTTAAAGGAAAATGCGTATATGATAAAAAAGGTAAACGAAATGCTCGACTTAAGCCTTAATGAAACTATTTTCACATTTGAATATCTGGCAAATAGTTATAGAGAGAAGGCACAAAGGGAAATAGCTGAACTATCAGCACCCATTGTACTGATTAAAGAAGGGATTGCTGTTCTCCCTTTGATTGGTATGATTGATTGTTATAGAGCTACCTATATTTTAGAGAAAGTAGTTCCCGACATTGCAAATCTTCATATTCAGTATCTCATTGTTGACTATTCAGGTATTTTGACAATTGATGCAGATATCGCAAAATATCTTCGTCAAATAGGAGATATCCTTCTATTATTGGGCATTAATGTAATGATTACTGGTCTACGCCCTGAATTAGTCATAACGGTTGTGAATAGTAGAATTGATATGTCTGCTATTAAAACGTTCGCAAATGTTAAGCAAGCGTTAGAATATATAGAGTAA
- a CDS encoding FbpB family small basic protein, translating into MKRPNGNLRKMIEENKREILANQKALSNIEKKIDNKIVTNSK; encoded by the coding sequence GTGAAAAGACCAAATGGTAATTTGAGAAAAATGATTGAGGAAAACAAACGTGAAATTTTGGCTAACCAAAAAGCACTTTCTAATATAGAGAAGAAGATAGATAATAAAATTGTTACGAATAGCAAGTAA
- a CDS encoding PAS domain S-box protein gives MEEHIIKDELFRQIVDNTFEMTVLHTDYKVIYINETGARLLGGSKEELIGANVLDIFLDSSKEMIRERVRCALEEQKIGELIEQTIIALNGTQFEAELYCHPFEFEGKRAVLSVLRDISAKKDLERQLMNKIHEYSTPIVPLLDGISVIPLVGNIDEDKAQMLLDNLPTQIKALQDTQHIIIDFSGIYNLDELVIDFLFKIEAIMKMLGISPILTGIRPELAVRAVSIGRDLTNIRTESNVKKALTTLRGINQLY, from the coding sequence GTGGAAGAGCATATAATAAAAGATGAACTGTTTCGGCAAATCGTTGATAATACATTTGAAATGACTGTTCTTCATACAGATTACAAGGTCATTTATATAAATGAAACAGGTGCAAGGTTGCTTGGAGGAAGTAAGGAGGAGCTTATTGGGGCAAATGTCTTGGATATCTTCTTGGACAGTTCAAAAGAAATGATTCGAGAACGGGTTCGCTGTGCATTAGAGGAACAAAAAATAGGAGAATTAATTGAACAAACTATTATAGCTTTGAATGGGACTCAATTTGAAGCGGAACTATACTGTCATCCTTTTGAGTTTGAAGGAAAAAGAGCGGTACTTTCAGTTTTAAGAGACATAAGTGCAAAGAAAGACCTGGAACGGCAGTTAATGAATAAAATACATGAATACTCTACACCTATTGTTCCGTTATTAGATGGAATTTCTGTCATTCCTTTAGTGGGCAATATTGATGAGGATAAAGCCCAAATGCTTCTCGATAACCTTCCCACACAAATAAAGGCATTACAGGATACCCAACATATCATTATTGATTTTTCAGGTATCTATAACCTAGACGAGCTGGTAATAGATTTTTTGTTTAAAATTGAGGCGATTATGAAGATGCTTGGAATAAGTCCTATTCTCACCGGGATAAGACCTGAATTAGCAGTAAGAGCGGTCTCCATTGGAAGAGACCTTACGAATATAAGGACAGAAAGCAACGTAAAGAAAGCTTTAACTACTCTAAGAGGAATCAATCAGCTTTATTAG
- a CDS encoding CPBP family intramembrane glutamic endopeptidase translates to MIVISKFNMTLWQSLKLSTRALLITVVLYLIAVIGWNVTYLKLIFPFIEKFILTYMNTTWSNYLIDLIGTWIGQSFFPIALYFIVVRPYRFRTILLTNYRLDLIRTLFLIIFTVGLYLVFTPQQKPIYIIVLLTLICTGFTEEYSFRGVLTRVFRDRLGIVRATVLVSLLFSSAHCLEWFYIEQVPVNQVWISFIIVFIMGILFTVIAWRSGSLFWAAFIHTLHDFKAHIDPTYESSWKSIISLMICGVIGAELLRFVSKPKSNITNLGKSSSDAESDM, encoded by the coding sequence GTGATAGTTATTTCAAAATTTAATATGACACTGTGGCAATCACTTAAATTATCAACAAGAGCATTATTGATTACTGTAGTGTTGTACCTTATTGCAGTGATCGGCTGGAATGTTACGTATTTAAAATTAATATTCCCTTTCATTGAAAAATTCATTTTAACCTATATGAATACTACATGGAGCAACTATCTCATTGATTTAATCGGAACATGGATAGGTCAATCCTTTTTCCCAATCGCTTTGTACTTCATTGTTGTTCGTCCTTATCGTTTTCGAACAATATTACTCACCAATTATCGACTCGATTTGATTAGAACACTTTTTCTCATTATATTTACAGTTGGGTTATATCTTGTTTTTACGCCACAACAGAAGCCGATATACATAATTGTTCTCCTTACTCTTATTTGTACTGGATTTACAGAAGAATACTCGTTCCGTGGAGTTCTTACCAGAGTCTTTCGTGACAGGTTAGGCATTGTAAGGGCAACTGTACTTGTAAGTCTTCTCTTTAGTTCTGCACATTGTCTAGAATGGTTCTATATCGAACAGGTTCCTGTTAACCAAGTATGGATATCTTTTATTATTGTTTTCATTATGGGTATCTTATTTACAGTTATAGCTTGGAGGAGTGGTTCGCTCTTCTGGGCAGCTTTTATACATACTCTCCATGATTTTAAAGCTCATATTGATCCTACATATGAAAGTTCATGGAAATCTATAATTAGTTTGATGATCTGCGGTGTAATTGGGGCAGAATTACTTCGCTTTGTTTCCAAACCAAAATCAAACATAACCAACTTGGGTAAATCTAGTTCAGACGCTGAAAGTGACATGTGA
- a CDS encoding FTR1 family iron permease gives MLGSFLIFFRESLEASMICSIMLAYLNQIGKRNRFKDVWIGIWAAIAVAVIGGIVVFSTLRNYDGSNLQTKIEGITYFIACGVLTYMTFWMKKQGRNLKKELHAKMDSAISTGSILAISFIAFITVGREGLETVVFMIAIAFHTNPLMLVLGALLGVIVGLILSYVIYFMGRTINLKYFFDTMGTLLMLFAAGLLSDGIENFQELGWLPSEHALWNTASLLSEDSTFGDILHSFFGYADSPTPLQIFFYVGFLVVAVWLFWRTGSNKNRKLLTK, from the coding sequence TTGCTAGGCTCATTTCTGATTTTTTTTCGTGAATCTTTAGAAGCATCAATGATTTGTTCTATCATGCTTGCCTATCTTAACCAAATTGGAAAGCGCAATCGTTTTAAAGATGTTTGGATTGGTATTTGGGCTGCGATAGCAGTGGCTGTAATTGGCGGAATAGTCGTCTTTTCGACACTCCGAAATTATGATGGCTCCAATCTTCAAACTAAAATTGAAGGAATTACATACTTCATTGCCTGTGGCGTTTTAACGTATATGACCTTTTGGATGAAAAAACAAGGACGAAACCTAAAAAAAGAACTGCATGCCAAAATGGATTCCGCCATTAGTACGGGTTCTATATTAGCAATTTCCTTCATTGCATTCATCACTGTTGGACGAGAGGGCTTGGAAACAGTCGTATTTATGATTGCCATTGCATTCCATACAAATCCATTAATGCTTGTTCTTGGTGCCTTATTAGGCGTAATTGTTGGGTTAATTTTGAGCTATGTGATTTATTTCATGGGCAGAACAATTAATTTGAAATATTTCTTTGATACGATGGGAACATTACTTATGCTATTTGCAGCAGGTTTATTGTCTGATGGAATTGAAAATTTTCAGGAGCTCGGATGGTTACCTTCAGAACATGCATTATGGAATACTGCTTCACTACTTAGTGAAGATAGTACATTTGGAGACATCTTACATTCCTTTTTTGGATATGCCGATAGTCCAACCCCTCTACAAATATTTTTCTATGTTGGATTTTTAGTTGTTGCTGTCTGGCTATTTTGGAGGACTGGATCAAATAAAAATCGGAAATTATTAACGAAGTAA
- a CDS encoding ParA family protein codes for MTAKIITFGISKGGCSKSTSSGITSFLLSKKEKVLAIDMDGQGNLTSFLTNEYDICNVFEEKTVLEAILEGDARPYIINIGKNLDLIPSNDFLATLPRKMFEKQLKLDALQKALEPVMEDYDWIIIDTPPSLSEQTVLPLSTYSEGGTYAVVMFDGSMFAYYAIPKFLEIVEGAKERYNPSLQTAGILFSLIDSRAKENDVMVEAIEEDYPQLKFKTVIKRKASTRRLAIEGFEGNSELRNALEHYIPFVKELKKRVNQKQPQESN; via the coding sequence TTGACAGCGAAAATCATCACGTTTGGTATTAGTAAAGGTGGTTGTTCCAAGTCTACTAGCAGTGGTATCACTTCTTTCCTTTTAAGCAAAAAGGAAAAGGTATTGGCTATAGACATGGATGGTCAAGGTAATTTAACCAGTTTTTTAACGAATGAATATGATATATGCAATGTATTTGAAGAAAAAACAGTTCTTGAGGCCATTCTGGAAGGGGATGCTAGACCTTACATCATTAATATCGGAAAGAATTTAGATTTAATCCCATCTAATGATTTTTTAGCTACCCTTCCAAGAAAGATGTTTGAAAAACAGCTTAAACTTGATGCTTTACAAAAAGCATTAGAGCCGGTAATGGAAGATTATGATTGGATTATTATCGATACACCTCCATCTCTTTCCGAACAAACAGTCTTGCCACTAAGTACATATTCCGAAGGCGGAACTTATGCCGTTGTTATGTTTGATGGATCGATGTTTGCATATTATGCCATTCCGAAGTTTTTGGAAATTGTGGAAGGCGCTAAAGAAAGATATAATCCATCTCTTCAAACTGCCGGCATTTTATTTTCCTTAATTGATTCAAGAGCGAAGGAAAATGATGTGATGGTAGAAGCAATTGAAGAAGATTATCCTCAATTAAAGTTTAAAACGGTTATAAAACGCAAAGCTTCCACTAGGCGTTTAGCGATAGAAGGATTTGAAGGGAATTCCGAATTACGCAATGCTTTAGAACATTACATTCCCTTTGTAAAGGAGTTGAAAAAACGTGTCAACCAAAAGCAGCCTCAAGAATCGAATTAA
- a CDS encoding NUDIX hydrolase encodes MNQNRIVLVVSVTVVQENEVLMIKENKPSAINKWNFPSGRIEQGEDILNAACREVKEETGYDVKILETTGVYNFISSSNHQVILFHFIAEIQGGFLKLEEDEIIDSKWISLSEIQNMKNEELRDSKVIRQIVEAMINKKFHPTEVFNEKLH; translated from the coding sequence ATGAATCAGAACAGAATTGTATTAGTTGTTAGTGTAACAGTGGTGCAAGAAAATGAAGTTTTGATGATAAAAGAAAATAAGCCTTCTGCCATTAATAAATGGAATTTTCCGTCGGGACGAATCGAACAAGGAGAGGACATTCTCAATGCAGCTTGCAGGGAAGTAAAGGAAGAAACCGGTTATGATGTAAAGATTTTAGAAACAACTGGCGTATACAACTTTATTAGTAGCTCTAATCATCAAGTCATTCTATTCCATTTTATTGCTGAAATCCAAGGTGGGTTTCTGAAGTTAGAGGAAGATGAAATTATAGATAGTAAATGGATTTCCCTTAGTGAAATTCAGAATATGAAAAATGAAGAACTTCGTGACTCAAAAGTAATAAGACAAATAGTTGAAGCTATGATAAATAAAAAATTCCACCCCACTGAGGTCTTTAATGAGAAACTCCATTAA
- a CDS encoding homoserine kinase gives MAVKTNFSSNNLKDILCNYNLGELVFSNPITKGTVQTNFFIKTTTRKLVFRYYENRTKESVLFEINLINYLQEKKYPCPTPLCNNYGHFIGIYDDKPYVLFSFIEGEHIENPTNNQKKQLIRKVAELHNITKGFKSDLSQYRLNYNVEQCEKLAKESAEKINTFNSQEKLKWYIYQLNQLALPSSLPKGICHSDFHFSNVLFHNDEFKALIDFDDANYTFLTFDLVCMMEPFKSTFDWDTWDKFSLEDDVFDFSKAKKVVLEYSQYRPLNEFEKIHLFDLMKFGILIDCIWYFERGKVNDFFEKRKIDYLDKLGRENFYQELFG, from the coding sequence ATGGCAGTTAAAACAAATTTTTCATCAAATAACCTTAAAGACATTCTTTGTAATTACAACTTGGGTGAACTTGTATTCTCTAATCCAATTACCAAGGGTACAGTACAGACTAATTTTTTTATTAAGACAACAACCAGAAAACTTGTTTTTAGATATTATGAAAATCGTACAAAAGAATCGGTTTTATTTGAAATTAATTTAATCAACTATTTACAAGAGAAAAAATATCCATGTCCCACTCCATTATGTAATAATTATGGACACTTCATTGGTATCTATGATGATAAGCCTTATGTTCTATTTAGTTTTATTGAGGGTGAGCATATAGAAAATCCCACTAATAATCAAAAAAAACAGCTCATAAGAAAAGTTGCTGAATTACACAATATTACTAAAGGGTTTAAATCCGATTTATCACAGTACAGATTGAATTACAACGTTGAACAATGTGAAAAGTTAGCTAAGGAAAGTGCTGAAAAGATAAATACATTTAATTCTCAAGAAAAACTTAAGTGGTACATATATCAACTGAATCAGCTAGCCCTTCCAAGCTCATTACCAAAGGGTATTTGTCATTCTGACTTTCATTTCTCTAATGTCCTTTTTCATAACGATGAATTTAAGGCTCTTATAGACTTTGATGATGCCAATTATACATTTTTAACATTTGACCTTGTGTGTATGATGGAACCGTTTAAATCTACTTTTGATTGGGATACTTGGGATAAATTCAGTTTAGAAGATGATGTTTTTGATTTTAGTAAAGCAAAGAAAGTAGTATTAGAATATTCTCAATATAGACCTCTAAATGAATTTGAAAAAATACATTTATTTGATTTAATGAAATTCGGAATATTAATTGACTGTATTTGGTATTTTGAAAGAGGAAAGGTAAATGATTTTTTTGAAAAACGAAAAATTGACTATCTTGATAAATTAGGTAGAGAAAATTTTTATCAGGAGCTCTTCGGATAA